The following proteins are encoded in a genomic region of Verrucomicrobiota bacterium:
- the fliE gene encoding flagellar hook-basal body complex protein FliE: MTPISLNNAFAGGLSSELINLRSQSLTGKSKGIAAPDIHEPSALPVPGTPAQSQPVAGFDNVLGKFVNEVNAKQMAAGDAVTGVLSGQNIPLHQAMIAMEEASVSFQLMVEVRNKLLEGYQELMRMQM, translated from the coding sequence ATGACACCCATTTCTCTGAACAACGCCTTCGCTGGCGGGCTTTCGTCGGAACTGATCAATCTTCGCTCTCAATCCCTGACCGGAAAAAGCAAGGGGATCGCGGCACCCGATATCCACGAACCGTCCGCTCTGCCGGTTCCAGGGACTCCAGCGCAGAGCCAGCCCGTGGCGGGGTTCGACAACGTCCTGGGCAAATTTGTCAACGAGGTCAACGCCAAGCAGATGGCCGCCGGCGACGCGGTCACGGGCGTTTTGAGCGGCCAAAACATTCCATTGCACCAGGCAATGATTGCGATGGAGGAGGCCAGCGTATCTTTTCAGCTCATGGTTGAAGTTCGGAACAAACTCCTGGAGGGGTATCAGGAGTTGATGCGGATGCAGATGTAA